One genomic segment of Nothobranchius furzeri strain GRZ-AD chromosome 10, NfurGRZ-RIMD1, whole genome shotgun sequence includes these proteins:
- the LOC107386547 gene encoding ras-related protein Rab-6A isoform X2 has product MSTAGDFGNPLRKFKLVFLGEQSVGKTSLITRFMYDSFDNTYQATIGIDFLSKTMYLEDRTIRLQLWDTAGQERFRSLIPSYIRDSAAAVVVYDITNVNSFQQTTKWIDDVRTERGSDVIIMLVGNKTDLADKRQITTEEGEQRAKEMNVLFVETSAKTGYNVKQLFRRVAAALPGMDTTQDKSREDMIDIKLEKPLEQSASEGGCSC; this is encoded by the exons ATGTCTACGGCCGGAGACTTCGGAAACCCTTTAAGAAAATTTaaactggtctttcttggggaaCAGAGTG TGGGAAAGACTTCATTGATCACCCGGTTTATGTATGACAGCTTTGATAACACATATCAG GCAACAATAGGAATAGATTTCCTTTCAAAGACCATGTACCTCGAAGACAGAACA ATTCGGTTGCAGCTGTGGGACACGGCGGGGCAGGAGCGATTTCGCAGCCTGATCCCAAGTTACATCAGAGACTCGGCTGCTGCTGTCGTAGTTTACGACATCACAA ATGTCAACTCTTTCCAGCAAACTACAAAGTGGATCGATGATGTGAGAACGGAGAGAGGAAGTGATGTCATTATTATGTTGGTGGGAAACAAGACAGATCTTGCAGACAAAAG ACAGATAACCACAGAGGAAGGAGAACAGAGAGCAAaagagatgaatgttctgtttgttGAGACCAGTGCAAAGACAGGCTACAATGTCAAACAG CTGTTTCGCCGTGTGGCAGCTGCCCTTCCTGGGATGGACACCACACAGGACAAGAGCAGAGAGGACA TGATCGACATCAAGTTGGAGAAACCGCTCGAGCAGTCCGCCAGCGAAGGAGGCTGTTCCTGCTAA
- the LOC107386805 gene encoding dicarboxylate carrier UCP2, with protein sequence MKMVAVKRSDAMPSAGIKVFGAGLAACIADLITFPLDTAKVRLQIQGECQKLEGSSVARYRGVFGTINTMVRTEGARSLYNGLVAGLQRQMSFASVRIGLYDSMKQFYTRGTENAGIVARLMAGCTTGAMAVAFAQPTDVVKVRFQAQVRLSDGERRYNSTLDAYKTIARDEGVQGLWRGCMPNITRNAIVNCSELVTYDIIKELILKYDLMTDTLPCHFTAAFGAGFCTTVVASPVDVVKTRFMNSGNGQYSSAVNCALMMLKNEGPSAFYKGFMPSFLRLGSWNIVMFVTYEQIKRGMTGAQKYWESPF encoded by the exons ATGAAAATGGTTGCGGTGAAACGAAGTGATGCTATGCCCTCTGCGGGGATTAAGGTCTTTGGAGCTGGTCTGGCAGCTTGCATTGCTGACCTCATCACCTTTCCCCTGGATACCGCCAAAGTCAGACTGCAG ATCCAGGGAGAGTGTCAGAAGCTTGAGGGATCCAGTGTAGCGAGGTACCGTGGTGTGTTTGGCACCATCAACACCATGGTGCGCACAGAAGGAGCCAGGAGTCTTTACAACGGACTGGTTGCTGGACTCCAGAGGCAGATGAGCTTCGCCTCCGTTCGCATCGGCCTTTATGACTCCATGAAGCAATTCTACACTCGAGGCACTGAGA ATGCTGGGATTGTTGCTCGACTCATGGCGGGCTGCACCACTGGAGCCATGGCTGTGGCTTTTGCACAACCAACCGATGTGGTGAAGGTGCGTTTCCAAGCCCAGGTCCGACTGTCCGACGGTGAGAGAAGATACAACAGCACCTTGGATGCCTACAAGACCATTGCAAGAGATGAGGGAGTGCAGGGACTTTGGAGAG GATGCATGCCGAACATCACCCGCAATGCCATTGTGAACTGTTCAGAACTGGTCACCTATGACATAATCAAAGAGCTCATCCTGAAGTACGACCTGATGACAG ACACCCTGCCATGCCACTTCACGGCTGCTTTTGGCGCTGGCTTCTGCACAACAGTGGTGGCGTCACCAGTAGATGTGGTGAAAACACGGTTCATGAACTCAGGAAATGGCCAGTACAGCAGCGCCGTCAACTGTGCACTCATGATGCTGAAAAACGAAGGACCCTCCGCCTTCTATAAAgg GTTCATGCCTTCTTTCCTGCGACTGGGGTCCTGGAACATTGTGATGTTTGTGACTTACGAACAAATCAAAAGGGGGATGACAGGAGCGCAGAAGTACTGGGAGTCGCCATTTTGA
- the LOC107386547 gene encoding ras-related protein Rab-6A isoform X1, protein MSTAGDFGNPLRKFKLVFLGEQSVGKTSLITRFMYDSFDNTYQATIGIDFLSKTMYLEDRTIRLQLWDTAGQERFRSLIPSYIRDSAAAVVVYDITNVNSFQQTTKWIDDVRTERGSDVIIMLVGNKTDLADKRQVSIEEGERKAKELNVMFIETSAKAGYNVKQLFRRVAAALPGMDTTQDKSREDMIDIKLEKPLEQSASEGGCSC, encoded by the exons ATGTCTACGGCCGGAGACTTCGGAAACCCTTTAAGAAAATTTaaactggtctttcttggggaaCAGAGTG TGGGAAAGACTTCATTGATCACCCGGTTTATGTATGACAGCTTTGATAACACATATCAG GCAACAATAGGAATAGATTTCCTTTCAAAGACCATGTACCTCGAAGACAGAACA ATTCGGTTGCAGCTGTGGGACACGGCGGGGCAGGAGCGATTTCGCAGCCTGATCCCAAGTTACATCAGAGACTCGGCTGCTGCTGTCGTAGTTTACGACATCACAA ATGTCAACTCTTTCCAGCAAACTACAAAGTGGATCGATGATGTGAGAACGGAGAGAGGAAGTGATGTCATTATTATGTTGGTGGGAAACAAGACAGATCTTGCAGACAAAAG GCAAGTATCTATTGAAGAGGGTGAGCGGAAAGCCAAAGAACTAAATGTAATGTTTATTGAGACTAGTGCGAAAGCAGGCTACAATGTCAAGCAG CTGTTTCGCCGTGTGGCAGCTGCCCTTCCTGGGATGGACACCACACAGGACAAGAGCAGAGAGGACA TGATCGACATCAAGTTGGAGAAACCGCTCGAGCAGTCCGCCAGCGAAGGAGGCTGTTCCTGCTAA
- the ucp2 gene encoding dicarboxylate carrier UCP2, whose protein sequence is MVGFGPADVPPSAAVKFVGAGAAACFADLLTFPLDTAKVRLQIQGEASAPSALGKVAAVKYRGVFGTITTMVRTEGLLSLYSGLVAGLQRQMSFASVRIGLYDSVKQFYTKGCDHVGTGSRLLAGCTTGAMAVVFAQPTDVVKVRFQAQAMSGKHARHYHGTIDAYRTIGREEGIPGLWKGTMPNIARNAIVNCTELVTYDFIKDLLLKSTPLTDNLPCHFVSAFGAGLCTTMVASPVDVVKTRFMNSAPKQYSSVLNCAAAMMAKEGPLAFYKGFMPSFFRLGSWNVVMFVTYEQLKRAVMAASHNHTAAL, encoded by the exons ATGGTTGGATTTGGACCTGCAGACGTGCCTCCATCAGCAGCAGTAAAGTTTGTAGGAGCTGGAGCTGCAGCCTGCTTTGCTGACCTGCTCACCTTTCCACTGGACACTGCCAAAGTACGACTGCAG ATCCAAGGAGAGGCCAGCGCGCCATCAGCATTGGGGAAAGTGGCTGCAGTGAAGTACCGTGGCGTTTTCGGCACCATCACCACCATGGTGAGAACAGAGGGACTCCTGAGTCTTTACAGCGGACTGGTGGCAGGACTCCAGAGGCAGATGAGCTTTGCTTCTGTCCGAATAGGTCTCTATGACTCTGTCAAACAGTTCTACACTAAAGGCTGTGATC ATGTTGGCACTGGCAGTCGGCTGCTTGCAGGATGCACCACAGGCGCCATGGCTGTTGTGTTTGCTCAGCCCACAGATGTAGTGAAAGTCCGATTTCAAGCACAGGCCATGTCTGGCAAGCATGCTAGACACTACCATGGCACTATTGATGCTTACAGAACCATTGGTAGGGAGGAGGGCATTCCTGGTCTGTGGAAAG GTACAATGCCGAACATCGCCCGCAATGCCATCGTTAACTGCACAGAACTGGTCACGTACGACTTCATTAAGGATCTACTTCTCAAGTCGACGCCTCTCACAG ACAACCTCCCTTGCCACTTTGTGTCAGCCTTCGGCGCTGGTTTGTGTACAACCATGGTTGCCTCTCCCGTTGACGTGGTCAAGACAAGATTTATGAACTCGGCTCCTAAACAGTACAGCAGCGTCCTCAACTGTGCTGCCGCCATGATGGCAAAAGAAGGCCCACTGGCCTTTTATAAGGG CTTCATGCCATCTTTCTTTCGGCTGGGCTCCTGGAACGTGGTGATGTTCGTAACTTATGAGCAGCTGAAACGAGCCGTCATGGCTGCAAGTCACAACCACACCGCTGCATTATAA
- the dnajb13 gene encoding dnaJ homolog subfamily B member 13, giving the protein MINGYYDTLEINRNATDAEIKQAYRRLAPKFHPSRNSQPGSVERFAQLGEAYDVLSDARKKAIYDHFGEEGLKDGAPAEFCTDGAWTPKYAYHGNPEQTFRQFFGGDNPFADFLTIESPLQLCGLHPEVVKVQDSPIERDIFLSLDDLYLGCIKKIQLSRMVINEDGQSSEIQEKILTIEVKRGWKEGTRIIFPKEGDQGLNRVPADIVFTVRQKSHPLFVRRNNDLIYKTQISLMMALTGFSVNVPTLDGRLLNIPINDIVHPTYEKVVAGEGMPLPQDPSQRGNLVLTFDTQFPKMLSAERRHLIQKVLGTTHD; this is encoded by the exons ATGATTAACGGCTATTACGATACGCTTGAAATAAACAGAAACGCAACAGATGCAGAAATCAAACAAGC ATATCGACGTCTCGCGCCGAAGTTTCATCCCAGCAGGAACAGCCAACCCGGAAGTGTTGAGAGATTCGCCCAGCTGGGTGAAGCCTACGATGTTCTTAGCGACG CTCGAAAGAAGGCGATTTATGATCATTTTGGTGAAGAGGGTCTAAAAGACGGTGCCCCGGCTGAGTTTTGCACAGATGGAGCTTGGACTCCAAAATATGCCTACCACGGGAATCCAGAACAAACATTCAGACAGTTTTTTGGAGGAGATAACCCATTTGCAG atTTTCTTACCATCGAATCGCCGCTTCAGCTCTGTGGCTTGCATCCAGAAGTGGTGAAAGTTCAAGATTCTCCGATAGAGAGAGATATTTTCTTGTCACTAGATGATTTGTACCTCGGATGCATAAAAAAGATCCAGCTCTCCCGCATG GTTATAAATGAAGATGGACAATCTTCTGAAATCCAGGAAAAGATTCTGACTATAGAAGTGAAACGTGGATGGAAAGAAGGCACAAGAATCATATTCCCCAAAGAAGGAGATCAG GGACTTAACCGTGTTCCGGCAGACATCGTGTTCACCGTGAGACAAAAGAGTCATCCTCTTTTTGTACGACGAAACAATGACCTTATCTACAAAACCCAGATCTCTCTGATGATG GCTCTAACCGGCTTTTCTGTGAATGTGCCGACACTAGATGGCAGGCTGCTCAACATTCCCATCAATGACATTGTACA CCCTACATATGAGAAAGTGGTGGCTGGAGAAGGAATGCCGTTGCCCCAGGATCCGTCGCAGAGAGGAAACCTCGTCCTTACTTTTGACACTCAGTTTCCAAAGATGCTCTCTGCTGAAAGAAGACATCTGATCCAAAAAGTTCTTGGCACCACACATGACTAA
- the ppme1 gene encoding protein phosphatase methylesterase 1, producing MEKQLHLNLLASRPPMAGGMQSSSKMKMGPGRKRDFTPLSWSQYFETMEDVEVENENGKDIFRLYCNGSHGPVLFLLHGGGHSALSWAVFTAVICNRINCRVVAMDLRAHGDTKVKNPEDLSADTMAKDVGKVVEALYGESPPPILIIGHSMGGAIAVHTASANLVPSLLGLCVIDVVEGTAMDALNSMQNFLRSRPKTFKSLENAIEWSVKSGQIRNLESARVSMGGQVKKCEESISSPSVTNSLGEGIIEEEEDEEAEEESNKKRMKEDEHQVKKESVFTWRVELSKTEKYWEGWFRGLSALFLSCSVPKLLLLAGVDRLDKDLTIGQMQGKFQMQVLPQCGHAVHEDAPDKVADALATFMVRHKFTEFKEGFLC from the exons ATGGAGAAGCAGTTGCATTTGAACCTGCTAGCCTCCAGACCTCCTATGGCAGGTGGAATGCAGTCTAGCTCCAAAATGAAAATGGG ACCTGGGAGGAAGAGAGATTTCACTCCCTTATCCTGGAGTCAGTACTTTGAAACCATGGAAGATGTTGAGGTCGAAAATGAAAATGGCAAAGAT ATTTTCCGACTGTACTGTAATGGCTCCCACGGCCCAGTCCTGTTCTTGCTCCATGGTGGAGGCCACTCTGCACTTTCCTGGGCTGTGTTCACT GCTGTCATATGCAACAGGATCAACTGTAGAGTGGTGGCCATGGACCTCCGAGCTCATG GAGACACCAAAGTTAAAAATCCTGAGGATCTTTCTGCAGACACAATGGCAAA AGATGTTGGTAAAGTGGTGGAGGCACTCTATGGAGAGAGCCCACCTCCCATCTTGATAATTGGCCACAGTATGGGCGGGGCCATTGCAGTTCATACAGCCAGTGCCAATCTAGTGCCGTCCCTGCTTGGGCTGTGTGTCATCGATGTTGTAGAAG GTACTGCCATGGATGCTTTGAACAGCATGCAAAATTTCCTCAGAAGTCGGCCAAAGACGTTTAAGTCTCTGGAGAATGCCATTGAGTGGAG TGTGAAAAGTGGCCAGATTAGAAACCTGGAGTCAGCTCGGGTGTCGATGGGAGGACAAGTGAAGAA ATGTGAGGAGTCCATCAGCAGCCCAAGTGTTACCAACAGCCTGGGTGAAGGCATCatcgaggaagaggaggatgaagaagcAGAGGAGGAATCAAACAAGAAAAGAATGAAGGAAGATGAACACCAG GTCAAAAAGGAAAGCGTCTTCACTTGGCGAGTGGAGCTGTCAAAGACGGAAAAGTATTGGGAGGGCTGGTTTAGAGGTCTGTCAGCACTCTTCCTCTCCTGCTCTGTGCCAAAGCTGCTTCTGCTTGCAG GAGTGGACCGGCTGGACAAAGACCTTACAATTGGACAGATGCAAG GGAAGTTTCAGATGCAGGTCCTACCTCAGTGTGGACATGCTGTCCACGAGGACGCACCTGATAAA GTAGCAGATGCTCTCGCAACATTTATGGTCCGGCACAAATTCACCGAGTTTAAGGAAGGATTTCTGTG